One window from the genome of Cyprinus carpio isolate SPL01 chromosome B1, ASM1834038v1, whole genome shotgun sequence encodes:
- the LOC109066000 gene encoding 5-hydroxytryptamine receptor 4-like yields the protein MENSSEWSNISLDSDFEPCATLRSSGSRVALYVFIIAGIVCTVVGNFLVVLAIAYFKQLQCPTNSFVMSLAVADFLVGLVVMPYSMVRTVEGCWYFGPTFCHLHSSLDVMLCTASIFHLSCIAFDRYYAVCNPLVYSFKMSRKRVGLLIVVCWAIPFLISFGPILLGLHKLGMDVPLTENMCIFLVNRVYAVMASLVAFYLPMVTMLVAYWKIYKAAKRQAMQISAMEAQMAAGVGKDSSKKQKHRNSIRRERKAAKTLGIIMGVFLLFWLPFFTVNIVDPFIEYGTAAVIWDVFLWLGYVNSSLNPFLYGFFNRSFRRAFLMIMGCRICLHGTAQGMDLSHSKRDANERTDNQ from the coding sequence ATGGAAAACTCCTCGGAATGGAGCAACATTTCACTCGACTCTGATTTCGAGCCCTGTGCCACGTTGAGGAGCTCCGGTTCACGAGTTGCCCTCTATGTCTTCATCATCGCAGGGATCGTCTGCACAGTTGTTGGCAACTTCCTGGTGGTTCTGGCAATTGCTTACTTCAAACAGCTGCAGTGCCCTACAAACTCTTTCGTCATGTCTCTGGCTGTTGCTGACTTCCTGGTGGGGCTGGTAGTTATGCCATACAGTATGGTCAGAACAGTGGAAGGATGTTGGTATTTCGGCCCAACCTTCTGCCATCTTCACTCCAGCTTGGACGTTATGCTCTGCACAGCCTCCATCTTCCATCTGAGCTGCATTGCTTTTGACCGCTATTATGCCGTCTGCAACCCTTTGGTGTATTCGTTTAAGATGTCCCGTAAACGTGTAGGTCTGCTGATTGTGGTTTGCTGGGCCATTCCTTTCCTCATCTCCTTCGGCCCAATCCTCCTCGGGCTGCACAAGCTTGGCATGGACGTTCCTTTGACTGAGAACATGTGCATCTTCTTGGTGAACCGCGTTTATGCAGTTATGGCATCCCTTGTTGCGTTTTACCTGCCTATGGTGACCATGTTGGTGGCCTACTGGAAGATATACAAAGCGGCAAAGCGGCAGGCCATGCAGATAAGCGCGATGGAGGCGCAGATGGCGGCAGGGGTGGGCAAGGACTCGAGCAAGAAACAAAAACATCGCAACTCTATAAGGAGGGAAAGAAAAGCGGCCAAAACTCTAGGCATCATCATGGGGGTTTTCCTTCTTTTCTGGTTGCCGTTCTTTACTGTTAATATCGTCGACCCGTTCATTGAGTATGGGACTGCTGCTGTGATATGGGATGTGTTCCTGTGGTTGGGGTATGTCAACTCCTCCCTAAACCCTTTCCTCTATGGTTTCTTTAACCGATCCTTCCGAAGGGCTTTCCTCATGATCATGGGCTGCAGAATATGTCTGCATGGCACAGCTCAAGGAATGGACCTCTCTCACTCGAAAAGAGATGCCAATGAGCGCACTGACAACCAGTAG